In Aythya fuligula isolate bAytFul2 chromosome 27, bAytFul2.pri, whole genome shotgun sequence, a single window of DNA contains:
- the ARHGAP25 gene encoding rho GTPase-activating protein 25 yields the protein MSLKLPRNWDFNLKMDAAKIARSKSVMSGEAAGARPGSPNPLERPLKIGWLKKQRSIVKNWQQRYFVLKGQQLYYYKDEDDVKPQGCLSLQGSTIKEVAGNSEDGGKFIFEIIPGISGDLNRAGQDTCVLMATSQSEMEEWVKSIRRVLGSASGAVFGQRLAETMAYEQKFGQHQVPILVEKCAEFIREHGVSEEGIFRLPGQDNLVKQLRDAFDAGERPSFDRDTDVHTVASLLKLYLRELPEPVVPWIQYEDFLLCGQALDVDERKGHQELLEQLSLLPRDNYNLLSYICRFLHEIQLNSSVNKMSVDNLATVIGVNLIRPKIEDPATIMRGTLQIQKVMTVMISDHADLFPPSKDVLPSPPTQQNDKKAPIPRSSVGWDAAEDIIVPRADSLIQRQTVKRDNLNASSAPRLAVSSSAPSEDDGMQPSKDTLGIWKAQSRKRTQTLPNRKSFLTAASPGEKGNNDKNDIFASDFWKGSPGSSMRSVTSEGHKRTLSHDLFKLLDLHRASTYDNVPTSPAESGEGSSSSPIPASSSSDKEFQPCPSPSHQSKEPSNPASSPAEVSQLDPESKEFLQNTILKLEKKIEAQKNDYEEQIKSLEKENYEVWAKVVRLNQDIEREKKKSEELELKLMNLERSREDLEKKNKVLEEEIKNIAKSRSKNDAKNN from the exons ATGTCCCTCAAGCTGCCGCGGAACTGGGATTTCAACCTGAAAATGGATGCTGCGAAAATAG CCCGCTCCAAGAGCGTGATGAGTGGTGAGGCAGCAGGCGCCCGGCCAGGCTCCCCCAACCCGCTGGAGCGGCCCCTGAAGATCGGCTGGCTGAAAAAGCAGCGCTCCATTGTCAAGAACTGGCAGCAGCGGTACTTTGTGCTCAAGGGCCAGCAGCTCTACTACTACAAGGACGAGGATGATGTCAAGCCGCAG GGCTGCCTGTCTCTCCAGGGAAGCACCATAAAGGAGGTGGCTGGCAACTCAGAGGATGGAGGGAAATTTATCTTCGAAATCATCCCAG GGATCTCTGGAGATCTGAACCGGGCAGGGCAGGACACCTGTGTGCTCATGGCTACTTCCCAGTCCGAGATGGAGGAGTGGGTTAAATCCATTCGACGGGTGCTGGGCTCAGCATCAGGAG CGGTGTTTGGCCAACGCTTGGCAGAGACCATGGCCTATGAGCAGAAATTTGGGCAGCACCAGGTGCCCATCCTGGTGGAGAAGTGTGCTGAGTTTATCCGGGAGCACGGCGTGAGTGAGGAGGGCATCTTCCGCCTCCCTGGCCAGGACAACCTCGTGAAACAGCTCAGGGACGCCTTTGACGCCGGGGAAAGGCCATCATTTGACCG GGACACCGATGTGCACACCGTGGCCTCCCTGCTCAAGCTCTACCTGCGGGAGCTCCCCGAGCCAGTTGTGCCCTGGATACAGTATGAAGATTTCCTGCTGTGTGGCCAGGCACTGGATGTGGATGAGAGAAAG GGTCATCAGGAACTTCTGGAGCAACTGTCCCTCCTTCCCAGAGACAACTACAATCTCCTCAGCTATATCTGCAG ATTTCTACATGAAATACAGTTAAACTCTAGTGTCAACAAGATGAGTGTGGATAACCTGGCAACAGTGATTGGAGTGAACCTCATCAGACCCAAGATAGAGGATCCTGCAACTATTATGAGAG GCACACTGCAGATCCAGAAAGTGATGACTGTGATGATCAGTGACCATGCAGACCTCTTTCCCCCATCCAAGGATGTGCTGCCCTCCCCACCGACCCAACAAAATGACAAGAAAGCTCCCATCCCACGCAGCTCTGtgggctgggatgctgcagaggACATCATTGTGCCCAGGGCAGACAGCTTGATCCAAAGGCAAACAGTAAAG AGAGACAACCTGAATGCCAGCAGTGCTCCCAGACTGGCTGTCAGCTCAAGTGCACCCAGTGAAGATGATGGCATGCAACCCTCCAAAGATACACTAGGAATATGGAAAGCACAATCAAGGAAAAGAACTCAAACTTTACCTAACAGGAAATCTTTCCTGACAGCTGCTTCTCCGGGGGAGAAAGgcaacaatgacaaaaatgacATATTTGCGAGTGACTTTTGGaaaggctccccagggagcagcatgCGCTCTGTAACCTCTGAAGGACATAAGAGAACATTATCCCATGATCTTTTCAAGCTGCTTGATCTTCACCGGGCTTCAACTTACGACAATGTGCCTACTTCTCCAGCAGAAAgtggagaaggcagcagctccagccccatccctgcgAGCAGCAGCTCTGATAAGGAATTCCAACCCTGCCCTAGTCCCAGCCACCAGTCAAAGGAGCCGTCCAatcctgccagcagccctgctgaggtCTCCCAGCTTGATCCAGAAAGCAAGGAGTTTCTGCAAAACACGATCctgaagctggagaaaaaaattgagGCACAAAAAAATGACTATGAGGAACAAATTAAAAG ccTCGAGAAGGAAAACTATGAAGTCTGGGCCAAGGTGGTGAGGCTGAACCAGGACATtgagagggaaaagaagaagtCTGAGGAACTGGAGCTGAAGCTCATGAACTTGGAGCGTTCACGGGAGgacttggagaagaaaaacaaggtgCTTGAGGAGGAGATAAAAAACATTGCTAAATCCAGGAGCAAAAATGATGCCAAAAACAACTAG